A single Populus alba chromosome 7, ASM523922v2, whole genome shotgun sequence DNA region contains:
- the LOC118043554 gene encoding sulfate transporter 2.1 produces the protein MASLAVETGHQEIHDVERNGHAEKAQWVLNAPEPPSLWQELTGSVRETVLPHARRFPTFKDKGSLSKTVISFLHAIFPIFCWCRSYKATNFKNDLLAGLTLASLCIPQSIGYATLAKLDPQYGLYTSVIPPLIYAVMGTSRDIAIGPVAVVSLLLSSMISKLVDPEANPIPYRNLVLTTTFFAGIFQAAFGLFRLGFLVDFLSHAAIVGFVAGAAVVIGLQQMKGLLGITHFTNKTDVISVMEAIWRAVHHSWNPHNFILGCSFLTFILVTRFVGRRNRKLFWLPAIAPLISVVLSTLLVYLTRADKHGVMIIKHIKRGLNPSSVHQLQFNNPHIGEVAKIGLIVAVVALTEAIAVGRSFASIKGYHINGNQEMVAMGFMNILGSFTSCYVATGSFSRSAVNFSAGCETAMSNIVMAITVIISLELFTRLLYYTPIAILAAIILSALPGLVDLHEAYNIWKIDKLDFLACAGAFVGVLFASVEIGLLAAVTISFVKILIISIRPGAEVLGRLPETDIFCDVDQYPMAAKNPQVLVIRVKSGLLCFANANFVKEKIMKLATEEEEGSKGKRTPQAVILDMSNLMNIDVSGITSLVELHKNLASSGMELAITNPKWQVIHKLRVANFVTKVGGRVFLTIGDAVDACLGAKMAAV, from the exons ATGGCTTCTCTGGCAGTAGAAACAGGTCATCAAGAAATCCATGACGTTGAGAGGAATGGGCACGCTGAAAAGGCTCAGTGGGTGCTCAATGCTCCTGAGCCACCTAGCCTGTGGCAAGAGCTCACGGGTTCCGTCAGGGAAACAGTTTTGCCTCATGCCAGGAGATTCCCAACTTTCAAGGACAAGGGTAGCCTTTCCAAGACTGTAATTTCATTCCTGCACGCTATTTTTCCCATATTTTGCTGGTGCCGGAGCTACAAGGCAACAAATTTCAAGAACGATCTGTTGGCGGGTCTGACTCTCGCTAGTCTCTGCATTCCTCAG AGTATTGGATATGCAACTCTAGCAAAGCTTGATCCTCAATATGGCCTCT ATACAAGTGTTATCCCGCCTCTCATTTATGCTGTAATGGGAACTTCAAGAGACATAGCAATTGGGCCAGTGGCTGTGGTTTCGCTGCTCTTGTCTTCGATGATTTCGAAACTAGTAGATCCTGAGGCTAATCCAATTCCTTACAGAAATCTTGTTCTTACCACAACCTTTTTTGCAGGAATTTTCCAAGCAGCATTTGGACTATTCAG GTTGGGTTTCCTTGTGGATTTTCTCTCCCATGCTGCAATTGTTGGGTTTGTAGCAGGGGCAGCCGTTGTCATCGGTCTTCAACAAATGAAAGGGCTACTTGGGATTACTCATTTCACAAATAAGACTGATGTTATCTCTGTAATGGAAGCTATTTGGAGAGCAGTTCATCATTCT TGGAATCCCCATAATTTTATACTCGGATGCTCATTCTTAACTTTTATTCTAGTAACCAGATTTGTG GGTAGAAGGAACAGGAAGCTCTTCTGGCTGCCAGCAATTGCTCCTTTGATATCTGTTGTTTTATCAACTCTTCTAGTTTATCTGACAAGAGCAGATAAACATGGGGTAATGAttataaaacacattaaaaggGGCTTAAACCCAAGCTCAGTCCATCAGTTACAGTTCAACAACCCACACATCGGAGAGGTGGCTAAAATTGGACTCATAGTCGCTGTCGTCGCACTCACT GAAGCAATTGCAGTAGGCAGGTCTTTTGCATCCATAAAAGGATACCACATCAATGGAAACCAAGAAATGGTTGCCATGGGATTTATGAACATTTTGGGATCTTTCACTTCTTGCTATGTTGCAACCG GTTCGTTCTCGCGCAGTGCTGTCAATTTTAGTGCTGGTTGTGAAACAGCCATGTCAAATATTGTGATGGCCATTACAGTGATCATATCCTTGGAATTGTTCACAAGGCTACTGTATTACACTCCCATTGCAATCCTTGCTGCAATCATTCTTTCTGCTTTACCTGGACTCGTTGACCTTCATGAAGCATACAATATCTGGAAAATTGATAAGCTGGATTTCCTTGCTTGCGCTGGGGCCTTCGTTGGGGTCTTATTTGCTTCCGTGGAGATCGGTCTCCTAGCTGCG GTGACAATATCTTTTGTGAAGATTCTTATAATCTCAATCAGACCAGGCGCGGAAGTACTTGGAAGACTCCCCGAAACTGATATATTCTGTGATGTTGATCAATACCCCATGGCTGCTAAGAACCCTCAGGTCCTCGTAATCCGTGTTAAGTCTGGTTTGCTTTGTTTTGCGAATGCAAACTTTGTCAAAGAAAA GATAATGAAATTGGCAACTGAAGAGGAAGAGGGCAGTAAAGGGAAAAGGACTCCTCAAGCTGTGATTCTTGACATGTCCA ATTTAATGAACATTGATGTATCTGGAATCACTTCTCTGGTGGAATTGCACAAGAATCTTGCCTCGAGTGGAATGGAG CTAGCCATAACAAACCCTAAGTGGCAAGTGATTCATAAGCTAAGGGTAGCCAACTTTGTGACCAAAGTAGGAGGAAGGGTCTTCTTGACAATCGGAGACGCTGTGGACGCATGTCTGGGCGCCAAAATGGCTGCTGTTTAA